The sequence TTTTTAAGCGCCAAACGGCAAAAGCAAGCAGATGCGAAACAATCCCAAGAACATTGCTTGATTCACTCAATCGCCAGAAACATGATTTTTGAATTTCAACGTTATGCATGCATTGTTTTTCAAGATCGTGACAAATTGGAAGCGAACTTAGTAGTCCATTTGAAACCAGCCTACTACCGGATGAAATACCATGTCGATGCGGTGAACGAATTGGCCGATTCTGTTAAACAAGCCCATCCAGAAGTGTATGAAATCACGAAAAAGGTCGTTCACCATTTAGAAAAAGCAGCTTGTGCCCCGGCAAGCGAAAACGAGATCGCTTTTTTGGCCATGCATTTTGGCGGTTGGATGAAGCGTGAAGGGCTTCAGCCTGTCAGCCGCTGCTCTGTACTCATTGTTTGTGCGGAAGGTGTTGGCACATCGGCGATCGTGAAACAACAACTGATCGACTTGCTTGGATACGTCAACGTTGCAGGCATTCTGACAAAACGGGAATACAGCAAGCTTGACTCGGTTGCCGTAGACTTTGTTGTGGCAACAACGCCCGTTGAGCCAAAAGGAAAGCCAGTCCACGTCGTTCATCCAATTTTTTCGAATTATGATAAAAAAACATTGCTTAAATACGGAGAGGCGAGCAACGGCCATCAGGAACATATCACGCTTGCCAAGGTGGTTGCTGCAGTCCGCAAGCATGCTACTGTCCATAACGAGCAAGCACTTCTCTCTGAGTTAAAAACGATTTTGCAAGCACCCCACCGACAATGGAAGGAAGAGTGGAAACCAGTGTTAAACGAGTTGCTGACGGAAAAGACCATTTTTTTGCACCAGACCGCCCAGGATTGGAAGGAAGCGATAAAAAAAGCGGCTGCGCCTTTATTGGCAGACGGGGCGATTGAGGGTCGCTACGTCGATGCAATGATCCAGTCTGTTGAAGACAATGGCCCTTATATTGTCATTACACCTGGTGTGGCGATCCCCCATTCCCGGCCAGAGGCAGGGGTCAAGCGTCTTGGCATGTCGCTCGCTACCTATAAAGAAGGCGTCCGCTTTTCAAATAAAGACACGAAACCAGTTAAAATCGTCATCGTTCTTGCCGCTATAGACAGCGTTACCCATTTGCGGGCTTTGTCGCAATTGACGTCACTGCTCGGCGAGCCAGGAGCAATTGACCGTTTGGCTGAAATGACGAGCACGAAAGAAGTGGTTTCACTCATTCAACAATTTTCGACCATTTAACAGGAGGAGATCGACATGAAAAAAGTATTAGTCGTTTGTGGAAATGGGTTAGGGAGCAGTTTTATTGTCGAGATGAATGTTAAAAAAATACTAGCAGAGCTAGGGATTGACGCGGAGGTGAACCACACGGACCTAGCCTCAAGCAAAAGTGAGCAAGCCGATCTCTACATAGGCGCAGCTGACATTGTCGAGCAGCTTAACGACGGAACGCGCAACGTTGTCGGTTTAAACAATTTGCTAGACAACGAAGCGATAAAAGACGTGCTACGTAGCAATTTATAACAGCTAGGAGGGGTTTTCATGTTTGAGCTGATTATGAATGACATTTTAGGGACGCCAGCCATCCTCATTGGCCTGTTCGCCCTAATCGGACTACTGCTACAAAAGAAATCGGCGACAGACACCGTGTCAGGTACATTAAAAACAACGATGGGCTTTCTGTTGCTCGGAGTGGGGGCTGCGGTTGTCTCTGATTCACTTGGCACGTTTCGCTCCATGTTTGAAGCCGCTTTTCAAATTCAAGGCGTTGTGCCAAATACAGATGCGATGGCGGCGATTGCCCAGGAGAATTACGGGACGGAAACCGCTCTGATTATGATCTTTGGCATGGTTGTCAATTTGCTGCTTGCCCGGTTTACGCCGTTTAAATATGTGTTTCTTACTGGCCACCATACACTCTATATGGCGGCGATGCTTGCCGTTGTCCTTGTTACAGGAGGTATGAGCGGCGTGCCTCTAGTCTTGATCGGTTCATTGATTTTAGGGGCAGCGATGGTGATTGCTCCAGCCGTCTTGCAACCGTTTACCCGAAAAATTACCGGAAATGACGACTTGGCTCTTGGACACTTTGGCACATTTGGCTATTTTACAGCTGGTTTGGTTGGCAAACTGGTCGGCAATCCAGAAAAATCGACTGAAACGATTCAAATTCCGAAATCACTAGGTTTTCTCCGCGACACATCTGTGGCTGTCTCTTTAACAATGGCGTTATTGTTTTTTGCGATTACCCCTTTTGCTGGCATTGCCGTCATTGAAGAGTTAAGCGGAGGCACGAATTATGCCGTCTTTATCTTGATTCAAGCGATTACATTTGCGGCAGGCGTCTACATCATCTTAGCTGGTGTGCGCATGGCCATCGGCGAGATTGTCCCAGCCTTTAAAGGCATTGCCGATAAATTTGTAAAAGGGGCGAAACCAGCCCTTGACGCACCCACTGTTTTCCCGTTCGCGCCAAATGCGGTTATTATTGGTTTTCTTTGTAGTTTCGCTGGCGGGATTGCATCCATTTTCTTACTCCCGCTAGTTGGTTTAACGGTCATTGTTCCTGGGCTCGTTCCTCACTTTTTCTGTGGGGCAACCGCCGGTGTTTATGGGAATGCGACAGGAGGATTGCGTGGGGCAGTGGTAGGGTCGTTTGTGAACGGCATTCTAATCTCGTTCTTGCCAGCGCTATTATTGCCAGTGTTAGGTTCACTTGGCCTTGAAAGCACTACGTTTGGCGACACGGATTTCGGCATTATTGGCATTTTACTAGGCTATTTCATTCAGTTGTTTTCGTAAGAGGGGGTTAAAAGAAAGACCAAAAAAGGAGTGGTACGATGAAACCAGCATTTTCTCCCTCACTAATGTGTATGGATGTAACAAAGTTCCGCGAGCAAATTGAAACGTTAAATGGACGTGCTGACTTGTATCATGTCGATGTAATGGACGGCCACTATGTGAAAAACTTAACGTTGTCCCCATTTTTTATTGAACAACTAAGCAAAGTGGCAACCATTCCAATTGATGCCCATTTGATGGCAGAGAAGCCCAATGACTTTTTAGTGGATGCTTGTATCGACGCAGGCGCTTCGATCATTAGCATCCACCCAGAAGTCGTGCATGCAGAACTCTTTCGGACGATCGCCCACATTAAAAAACGCGGCTGCCAAGTAGGCATTGTCCTAAACCCGGCTACACCACTAGCGATCATTGAGCCTTTCGCTCACTTAATTGACAAACTGACGATTATGACAATTGACCCTGGATTTGCAGGCCAACCCTTTCTGACAGAAATGGTGGAGAAAATCGCAGACGCAAAACGTTTCCGCGCTGAGCAAGGGCTAGCTTTTACATTAGAAGTCGATGGATCATGCAACGAAAAGACGTTCAAGCAACTTGCGCAAGCAGGCAACGAAACGTTCATCGTCGGTACTTCAGGGCTGTTTGGCCTAGACCACGACTTATCGACTGCTTGGGAAAAGATGGAGGCGATTTTCCGTAAACAAACAGAAGGGATGTATGTTTAGAGCTGAGCATCTTGCAATTACAATTACTTGAGAAACGAAAGAGGGGGCTGTTCAGGTAAAGGAACACCCCCTCATAGACTACTCCTTCTCCAAAATCCGCGAAGTCACTTGCTTTTCAAGTTCAATCAATTGTTTGTTGGTGACATCCCTTGGCCTGCTCAAAGGATTTTCGACATCAAGGGCAATGACGCCTTCTTCAATTAAAATAATGCGATCGGCAAGTTTAACGGCTTCGCGTACATCATGGGTGACAAGTAAGGCGGTAAACTGGTTTTCTTGCCAAATCGTTTCGATTAAGTCTTGCATCTCTGATCGAGTCAGCGCGTCAAGGGCACTGAGTGGTTCATCGAGCATGAGCAAATCAGGCTCCCTGATGAGGGCGCGTGCTAGGGCGACGCGCTGTTGCTGCCCGCCTGAAAGCGTGCTCGGCCATTCATTGGCAAAAGCTGATAAGCCAACGGCATTGAGGACGTTCTCGCCTTTATGCTGCCAGTTCCCTTTAAGGCCAAGCCCGACGTTATCGATCACTTTTTTCCAGGGCAGCAAGCGTGAGTCTTGATACATCATGGTGATGCTTGCCTGTGACTTTTTTAATGTTGCTCCATTGAATAAAAGCTCGCCACTGCTTGGTTGTTCTAGACCAGCGACGAGGCGGAGCAATGTGCTTTTTCCACTTCCGCTTTTGCCGACAATCGCGACAAATTGCCCTGCTTCAATCGTGAGTGTAATATCCTTTATCACATCTTGATCGCCAAACGTTTTTTGCAATTGTGCGATGCGGATTTCAACGCCGCGCTTAGTCGTTTGTTTTGCTATAGCCATAATCGTTCTCTCCTATTTCCGATAATACGGATGCCAGCGAAGCGCTTTTTTCTCCCCGAATTGGGCGATAATGTCCGCCAGCTTGCCAAAAAGGGCATAGATGATAATGGTAACGATAATCACTTCTGTTTGCATAAACTGTCGTGCATTCATGGCCAAATAGCCGATGCCGTCGCTTGTGGCAATGGTTTCAGCGACAATTAATGTCAACCACATCACTCCGAGGGCATAGCGAATGCCGACAAAAATGGAAGGCAACGCCCCAGGGAGGTAGACATGGCGGAAAAGCCCCCAGCCTTTTAGGCCATACATTTTCCCCATTTCAATATAGCCTCGATTGACGCTGCGAATGCCATGCAATGTATTAATGTAGATCGGGAACATGACACCAAGGGCAACAAGAAAAATTTTCGACGCTTCCCCGATCCCGAGCCAGACAATCACAAGAGGCAGCAAGGCGAGATGAGGAATGTTGCGGATCATTTGTACAAACGTATCAACCGTGTAAAAGGACCATGTTGACCAGCCGTTCAAAATGCCAAGCAGGAGCCCAATCGCACCGCCAATAAGTAAGCCGATGAACGCCCGGTATAAACTGATTTGAATATGCTCTAAAAGTGTGCCTGAAACGATCAGCTCATAGAAGGATTCTAGCACCGATGTTGGCGCCGGAAACAAACTAGGGGAGACGATTTCAAGCATCGATATGATTTGCCAGATAACAAGGAACAACAACGGCAGCATCCAAGGAAGGATTTGTTTTTGAAATGTATTCGTCATGTTGGCACCTACTTGTTATTCAATGTTGTCTGTTGCCCATGCTGCATCAACAGGCATGATTTCGGAAACGTCGACTTCGTTTTCGATGAGGCCAATACGGTAATAATCATCTGCCTGTTTTTGCTGGGCGGCGATGATTTCTTCGTTGATATTTTCAACGCCATAGTCACGGCGATTCACGACAGTGTCCAGGATCTCTTTCTCAATTCCGATCATATTGGAGAGCAATTCAGCGACTTCATCTGGATTTTCATTGGCCCATTGATCGGAGCGGTTCGTTTCTTCTAGCAAAATTTGAATCAGTTCTGGCGATTCCTCGGCAAATTGCGGCGTGGAAAAATAGAATGTCCGATTCGGGTACCCTTCGACGTTGTGATCGAGTGTTTTTACGTCAAGGGTATGTTCGACTCCTGCGAAAAATGGATCCCATGAGGCCAGTGCATCGACCTCCCCAGTCTCAAGCGCAGAACGGCCTTGTGAGGCATCGCCCATATAACGAAAATCAACGTCATCGGCGCTTAGCCCCTCAGCTTCAAGGGCAAGAATCGCCAAATAATGGTGGTTGCCTCCTTTCATTGCCGCAATGCTTTTGCCTTTTAAATCCGCCACTGTTTCAATGCCAGAATCAGACTTTACCATGATGCCGACGCCTTGTTCATGAGGAAGGCTAGCGCCGACATAAACGATGTCGCGACCTTGTGCTTGTGCAAAAATGCCAGGGCCATCAGCCGCGTTTCCATAATCAATGTTGTTGGTTGACAACGCCTCCATGACGGCGGTCCCTTGGTCGAATTCAATCCATTCAACCGATACATCCAGTCCTTCCTCTTCAATCCGCTCTTCTAAATAGCCACTTTCTTTCAGCACATTTAGCGTATTCCCAGTTTGGAAGCCGATGCGGATCGTTTGTTCAGCGTTTGCTTCGGATGGGGACGATGACTGGCTTCCGCACGCGGTCAAGATTCCGCCGCCTAGTAAAACGAAAGCTAGAGTTAGTATGGTTGATTTACGCATGTGTCTCTCCTCCGTTGAAAACATAATGCCCCCCATGAATCGTAAACAGTTCCGTTTGGCCAGAGCCTGTTAACATAAGCTGAAACGGCCGTTCGCCACGTTGCTCTAAAAACTCATTCACCGGCCCTTGCCCTTTTGGTTGGGCAAATTTCAAGTTCCCTCCAGGAAGCTGCAATGTGTAGATGTCGGCGTTTAGGCGTGGATCGTAAACCGAGCCTTTGTGTTCTAAGTCGAACCACTCCGCCCATTTAAAAGCCGTTTGCTTTGCATCGTGGACAGCCATAAGGAAGCTGTCGATTTTCCATTGGCCAGCAGAATGAGGGGCAACGACTTGAGCTTCCTTTAATTCGTTTAATCGCTCTTGGTCGGTTTCGTGCCAGTCAATAAAGAAGGGGAGGGGTAATTCGGATCCTTCTTCACCGACGAATAATAGCGACCATTCCAACAGTTTGCCATCAGGACGCTTTCGGCTAAGAGGCACTGGACCATTCACGTTTAAGCCTTTTTGCTTGAATGTTTGTGCGAGCTTATTTAAATCCCGAGTGCGCAAACAAATTTTCGCAAACCCTTCAGTAAATTCATCTCGAACAATGGAGGAAAAAGGACTGTAGGCTACATCCTGTGCTCCTACTTTGTCAAAAAGGGAACGATCATCAATGCTTAAAAACTCAATATACTCCATGCCGAAATGAAGCAACGTATTGTAAGAGCCTCGTTGTTCATGACGACCTCCATAAATCGTGTGGAAGCCTTTATTAATAAAATGATCTTTCAGTGTGTGTGCATCATCCACATAGTGAATCACATGATCAAAGGCAAGGGCCAACTCCTTCACTCCTCTATTCATTTAGTAATCCTATTAATTTTATATGATTTATAATTTTAATAAATAAAGTTTAGGGGAAGGACCTCAGTGTGTCAACAACTTTTGTTTTACAGTTTATGTAACCTGTTGCGGGTGTTGATGTTGCAAGCTCGTACATATATAGGGTGAAGAGAAACGACGGTGTGAGAATCAACGAAGGGGGAGATCAAGGCTTGCCCATTGGACGAGAAGCCCTTGTAGGCAACCTTTCATTCCTCTGGCAAAATAGGCCGCAGGCTCGTTTTTCAACGACATCGATAGTTCGATGCTGATGGAAGTCTCTAGCGAGTACAATGGCACTATGGATGTCAAAATAGGAAAAAGGGGATCTGTAAATGAAACAACAACATGCGATCAAGGCAAAAACATTTCACGATTTACATCAACAATCTTCAACTTTTGTACTCCCTAATGCATGGGATGCGATGAGCGCAAAAATGTTTGAAGCTGGCGGTTTTCAAGCGATTGGAACAACAAGTGCCGGCATTGCGGCTTCCTTAGGTTACCCAGATGGCCAACACCTGCCTCGTGCTAAAATGGTCGAGGCAGTAAGGAATATCGCCAATTCAGTAGCGGTTCCCGTTAGTGCCGATATCGAAGCAGGATACGGGCGATCCGTGGCCGAGGTTGTGCAAACTGTAAAAGAAGTTGCAGCGGCTGGAGCAGTCGGCATTAACATTGAAGATGGCACAGGCGACCCTAGTAAACCTGTCTTCTCCATTTCCGAACAAACAGAAAAAATCGCAGCGATTAAAGCCAGCCAAACGTCCCTATTTGTGAATGCCCGTACAGACATCTATTGGCTAAAAATCGGCGATCCTTTATCCCGTTTCCAAGAAGCTGCAAAGCGTGCAATAGCTTACCAAGAAGCAGGCGCAGATTGTATTTTTTTTCCTGGGCTTACGGACAGGGAAGAAATACAAAAAATGAGGGCGGCCATTTCGATTCCGATCAATTTGTTGGTTGACCCGGAAATGCCCGCCCTCACGGAGTTGTCGACACTAGGAATTGAGAGGCTAAGTTGCGGCTCTGCCCCATTTCGGGCAACAGCCACATTGCTCGCTGCCATTTGCAAACAGATCGTTAACGACGAAGCGTTTTCCCATCTGACAAAGGATGTTCTTTCCTATAGCAGGATAACGAAAATCATGAGTCAGTAGATCGGCTACTGCTTTCAAGTGCCTAATGGCCGACGATGCGTTTATGAAGAATGTACGAATAAACCATCGGCACGCCTACGATTACAACAATCAGTCCTACGGACAAAACCGCACTAACGCTTCTCGGCAAAAACGGTTCGATGATAAAAAGCAAGCCTCCGCCTATAAACAGGCGCCCACCAAGACGGTGTGTTTTTCGCCAAACCTCATCATTGCTGATGGTCCACGGGTTTTTGATGCCAACAAACCAGTTGGGCTTAATCGTCTGCATGTAGTTTCCGAGAATGATAAAGAGGATGCCTACTGCAACTGGCACGACGCGATTGATTGAAATGGGTGTGCCTATGCCTGCGAGGACTGTCACAATGCTAATGGCGAGAAAAAGGGCGATGAGCACGTTACCGATAATCGAATAGGTTCGTGTGAATTTGATGTAGTTGCCTTTCTTCGGGTCTAGACGGGGCAAGAATAGCAACATCGCATAAACGGCAATCAGGATTCCGTTTAGGAGTAAGAAGGCAGAGAACGTTGAAGCATAACGGTTCACTTGCCCGTCTACCCCCCATTGAACCGGCATTTGCGCAGGCAAGTGTTTATAAGCAAATAGCCATACAGTGATAGAAATCATAATCGAAAGAATTGGAAAGAGATGTTTTTTCATGGTTGTTTTCCCCCTTTTTCAAAAAAGCCCATTGTCCAGGAAAGCAGCTCCTGAAATACAGTTAAGTTGAGCGAGTAATAGACGAACTGGCCTTTTTTCTCGTCATGGACAAGGTGGGCAGCTTTTAACAGCTTTAAATGCTGGGAAATGCTTGGCTTTGACATTTGAAAATGGTTCGCAATCTCGCCAGCGGTTAAATCTTGTTTTTTGAGCAAATCAAGGATTTTTCGCCTCGTTGGATCGGCCAACGCTTTAAATGCTTCGTGCATCAGGGGCCTCCTTTCAAACACGGCACATTTAAGTAATTAAGAAATTACTTAAATACTTAACTAATCTAAGCATACAGGAATACTGCTTAATTTTCAAGTGTGTATCCCTATTGACAGGATGAAAAAATGTTAATTAAACGTTTGTTTAATCGACAAGATCACTTGCCGTGCTCGAAGCGTGTTCGTTTGCAATGGGAAATAAACCGTTGGATGAGTTCGTTTTGCTGCTCCTGTTTTCTTGTGCAGATGGCAATGTTGTTGACGATATGGACATGTTCAACATAGACGCGCGCTAAATCGCCCCGCTTTATATGTTCGTTCGCTACTAAAGAGGAGACGAAATTGACGCCAAAACCAGCCATCACAGCAGAAAGGGCTTCGTTCAATCCACTGAACTGCAAAGCAATCGTTGGCGGTTTTACTTGGTTGGCCTGGCATAACGCAAATAATTGCGCCCTTGTCGAGCTGCCTTCTTCGCGCATGACAAATGGTTCGACGACCACTTCCGCCAACGCGACTCGTTGATGGGCCAATCGATGTGACGGAGCGACGACAAACCAAAGCTCATCTTCTAACCATTCATCCCAAACAAATTCTTCTGCGCGTTTGTCGATGCTGCCAGCATACATCGCTACATCGGCTTTGTAACGGGCTAGTTTTTCAAATGCCTGTTGAGAATTGACCGTTTCGATTTGCAAATCGATTGTAGGATATTGGGCTTTGAAGGCACCCGCTAACTGTGGCAATAAAAAGTTTGCCGGAAGATAAGTGGCAGCGACATGGATGTGCCCTGCGCCTACATCACGAAATTCTTGTACAAATGCTTCAATATGGGCTTCAACCGCGAATAACGTTTCCGCTTTGTCAGCAAGCTGTTTTCCAAATGGCGTAGGCACAATCCCCCTGCCGTCCTTTTGAAGCAAAGGCAAGTTTAATTCGGCTTCAAACGCTTTTAGTTGGCTCGAAACAGCTGGTTGGCTAATGTGCAAAGCTTGTGCTGCTTTGGTGATGCTTCCCGTGCGCGCCACCGTATAAAACAACCGAAGTCCATGAAGGTTCATTCCGTCACCCCCAATATATAAACAATAGTTATAGATTCTTAAAAAAGATCGATTATTTTTATGGTTATGTCGAGTATACACTAGAATTGTAAGTAAAATAACGAAAAGGGGTTGGGAACGTGGAAAAGCAAACTTGGCAGTTCGTTGATTCGTATATGACGGAACGTTTGCGGATAGGGGATGAAGGTCTGGACGCAGCTTTAGCGAATAATCGCCAAAAGGGGTTGCCAGCTATTGATGTTTCGCCAACACAGGGGAAGCTTTTGACGCTGTTAGCAAGAATGAAAGGGGCCAAGCGCGTTCTTGAAATTGGTACGCTCGGCGGCTACAGCACGATTTGCTTGGCGCAAGGGCTGTCAGACACGGGAAAAATCGTTACGTTGGAATATGAACCAAAACATGCTGCTTGTGCAAAGGAGAACATTGCTTTTGCCGGTTATGCCGATCAGGTTGATATTATCGTAGGACCCGCCCTTGAAAGCCTGCCTATTCTGCACCAACAGCAGCAAACGTTTGATTTTATTTTTATCGATGCCGATAAGCCTAACAATCCCCATTACGTAAAGTGGGCGTTGCAGCTTGCTTCTCCTGGCGCGGTCCTTGTCGCTGACAACGTCATCCGCGACGGAGAAGTATTAAATGCCCATAGCACGGATCCCCGTGTCCAAGGCATCCGCACATTTGTAGAATTGTTGGAGCAAGAGGAACGGATTGAGGCGACTGCGATCCAAACAGTAGGCGAAAAGGGCTACGATGGCTTTATTTTAGGGATTGTCCGATAAATCACAAAAAAGTAAGGGGTTGTGACGAAGTTTTGCTTTTTAGCTGATAAAGGATTCCAATAATTGTGTGGCACACCAAAGACAGCTAGCTTCAAGACGATTTGAAGCTAGCCTGTTTCATGAAATGATTTTGTTAGAAGGACTAAAAGCGTGCGAACTTAACTAGCATTTTTGTCTGGCCCTTTCTCGTACGTTTCCCAGAATGTCGCGTGTTTAATGCCCAACTTTTTAGGATCGAAAACAGGGTCAAGCCCTTGTTGTTTCTGAGCTTCGTAATCCTTTAGGGCAATTATCGCCGGCTTGGCGAGGAGGACGATCGCAATGACGTTGATCCACACCATTAACCCAAGGCCAATGTCGCCAAGGAGCCATGCATTTGCCGCTGTTCGGTTGGCGCCGTAATACGTCGCTCCAAGCAAAAGCAACTTAATGCCAACCATTGGCCAGGCGGCATTGCGTCCTCGCATCAAATAGGCAATGTTTGTTTCGGCAATATAGTAGTAGGCCATAATCGTTGTAAAAGCGAAGAATAGGAGTGCAATCGCGACAAATCCCGTTCCGAAAGCAGGGAACACATGGTTGATTGCTTCCTGTGTAAATTGAGGCCCAGCCTCAACGCCAGGAATCGCTTCAAACACATGCGTGCCCTCTTCAGGCCCTTGTGTATTGTACATCCCTGTAAATAAGATCATAAAGGCGGTTGCTGAACAAACAAGCAAAGTGTCAATGTATACAGAGGCTGCTTGCACCAATCCTTGCTTAGCTGGGTGTGACACTTCGGCCGCAGCAGCGGGGTGTGGGCCAGTACCTTGGCCGGCCTCATTGGAATAAATGCCACGCATGACGCCCCAAGAAATAGCGCTGCCAAGCAATCCGCCAAAGAGCGAATCCATTCCGAACGCGCTGCGAAAGATTAAGGCAATCGTTTCTGGTACAGCAGATAGGTTCATAAAAATAATGATGGCGGCCATAATCATGTAGCCAATCGCCATAAACGGGACGATAAAGGCGGCGGTGGTCGCGATCCATTTAATACCGCCAAAAATAATTAGCCCTAAAACCAAGACAAGAAACAGCCCAGTTGCCCAAGTCGGTATACTAAAGGCGTTATTGACAGCTGCGGCAATCGAATTAGACTG is a genomic window of Shouchella clausii containing:
- a CDS encoding LysR family transcriptional regulator, whose product is MNLHGLRLFYTVARTGSITKAAQALHISQPAVSSQLKAFEAELNLPLLQKDGRGIVPTPFGKQLADKAETLFAVEAHIEAFVQEFRDVGAGHIHVAATYLPANFLLPQLAGAFKAQYPTIDLQIETVNSQQAFEKLARYKADVAMYAGSIDKRAEEFVWDEWLEDELWFVVAPSHRLAHQRVALAEVVVEPFVMREEGSSTRAQLFALCQANQVKPPTIALQFSGLNEALSAVMAGFGVNFVSSLVANEHIKRGDLARVYVEHVHIVNNIAICTRKQEQQNELIQRFISHCKRTRFEHGK
- a CDS encoding O-methyltransferase → MEKQTWQFVDSYMTERLRIGDEGLDAALANNRQKGLPAIDVSPTQGKLLTLLARMKGAKRVLEIGTLGGYSTICLAQGLSDTGKIVTLEYEPKHAACAKENIAFAGYADQVDIIVGPALESLPILHQQQQTFDFIFIDADKPNNPHYVKWALQLASPGAVLVADNVIRDGEVLNAHSTDPRVQGIRTFVELLEQEERIEATAIQTVGEKGYDGFILGIVR
- a CDS encoding alanine/glycine:cation symporter family protein, with the protein product MDVVLEFINNVLWSSPVVYTLLGVGLIFSLLTRFLQVRHLKDMFTLMFSGKKSDAGVSSFQALSVALAGRVGTGNIAGVASAIYFGGPGAVFWMWAIAFLGASSAFIESTLAQIYKDKQNGQYRGGPAYYIEKGLGVKWFAILFAVAALVAMSVLMPGVQSNSIAAAVNNAFSIPTWATGLFLVLVLGLIIFGGIKWIATTAAFIVPFMAIGYMIMAAIIIFMNLSAVPETIALIFRSAFGMDSLFGGLLGSAISWGVMRGIYSNEAGQGTGPHPAAAAEVSHPAKQGLVQAASVYIDTLLVCSATAFMILFTGMYNTQGPEEGTHVFEAIPGVEAGPQFTQEAINHVFPAFGTGFVAIALLFFAFTTIMAYYYIAETNIAYLMRGRNAAWPMVGIKLLLLGATYYGANRTAANAWLLGDIGLGLMVWINVIAIVLLAKPAIIALKDYEAQKQQGLDPVFDPKKLGIKHATFWETYEKGPDKNAS